A single Oncorhynchus mykiss isolate Arlee chromosome 22, USDA_OmykA_1.1, whole genome shotgun sequence DNA region contains:
- the LOC118936315 gene encoding thymosin beta-12 — MSDKPDLAEVSNFDKTKLKKTETQEKNPLPTKETIEQEKQATA, encoded by the exons ATGTCTGACAAGCCAGATCTCGCTGAAGTCTCTAACTTTGACAAGACCAAGTTGAAGAAGACCGAGACACAAGAGAAAAACCCCTTGCCCACCAAAGAAA CCATCGAACAGGAGAAGCAAGCGACAGCATGA
- the LOC110501396 gene encoding toll-like receptor 8: MDATTCWLQLAPLFLYHFLVPTSCHWMRQFPCDITVNTTNTTNDIIFNCEERRLKNVPVGIPWNVTVLDLSENNIRNVSLDAFSNLENLTLLNLNCVNKNGDTHIAEGAFKNLTNLQDLRLNGNGLINIPQILPLILDKLMLDNNKINFSNMSNLVGIQHVKELYLSKNCYYWNPCETNFTIGYGTFSVLTKLKVLMLAYNNLTRVPKGLPSSIQELHLDSNKIQQIAEDDFLGLTHLTILELQGNCPRCSNAPYPCVPCPNDSLDIHPHAFHGLTQLQTLHLAGNSLRFINNSWFESLNNLTHLFLSYNYLTNTITSGTFFSYLPKLEKIDLSFNYDLLAYPETLELSKNFSQLVSLTTLHIMGFVFREIHLETLRPLYELKHLSVLNIGTNFIVRSDSHIFNKFSNSSLKVIYLAENRLYPISVNESPGCGTGGNLKSVLYTSPLTGYYSNSRDFSYGINHNLVKPECFISGRVLVLSSNNLFFISPKQFEGYGDIACLNLSRNGFSAALNGTEFTSLPNLKYLDLSFNKIDLAYDNAFKELKKLEILDLSYNSHYFEVSGVTHNLNFLKNLPTLKVLNMSHNNIFTLTTKQMTSTSLKELQFQHNLLATLWKEGDDSYNSLFKKLTNLTYLDISFNSIEKIPSKVYENIPYTLQKLCISHNSLCHFDWDKLAGFQQLNFLDLSYNSLFHVSANLSNFTDTLQILDLSHNQIFQLSRGFLRGAQSLQILDLSYNQLTIINETTFLSGPENYMKTLSLEGNPFQCTCDLQEFIQWIKDNKNVEIPRLASEVTCNMPAKMRGQPMILFNIKECNEDNIAFLIYSLSTSLIMFTVVITMAGHVFYWDASYILYYLRAKLKGYHSLKSTTTDNLYDAFVTYDTRDPLVSDWVLNQLRVQLEERGERHLPLCLEERDWAPGVPLIDNLFQSIRQSRKTVFVLTEAYIRTGNFRMAVYLAHQRLLDENIDVIVLVLLEPVLQHSHFLLLRRRLCGRSVLEWPQSAAAETWFWQHLRNAVRLDNQVMYNKIYSRYFTSK, translated from the exons ATG GATGCTACCACCTGCTGGTTACAGTTGGCTCCATTGTTCCTATATCACTTCCTGGTACCTACCTCATGTCATTGGATGAGGCAGTTTCCATGTGACATTACGGTCAATACTACCAATACCACAAATGACATCATCTTTAATTGTGAGGAGCGTCGACTGAAAAATGTACCTGTTGGCATCCCCTGGAATGTGACCGTGCTGGACCTATCGGAAAACAACATCAGAAATGTATCTCTTGATGCATTTTCTAATCTGGAGAACCTGACCCTTCTCAATCTCAACTGTGTCAACAAAAATGGTGACACACACATCGCTGAAGGTGCCTTCAAAAATCTGACAAACCTGCAGGACCTAAGGCTTAATGGCAATGGCCTCATCAACATTCCTCAAATTCTCCCACTCATTCTGGACAAACTCATGCTGGACAATAACAAGATCAATTTCTCGAATATGAGCAACCTTGTCGGTATACAACATGTGAAGGAGCTGTACTTATCCAAAAATTGCTATTACTGGAATCCCTGTGAGACTAACTTTACCATTGGATATGGCACCTTCTCAGTATTGACTAAGTTGAAGGTTTTGATGTTGGCCTATAATAATTTAACTCGTGTTCCAAAAGGACTGCCAAGCTCTATACAAGAATTACACCTCGATTCGAACAAGATACAGCAAATTGCTGAGGATGATTTCCTTGGACTAACCCATCTAACAATCCTGGAATTACAGGGAAACTGTCCACGATGCTCCAATGCTCCATATCCTTGTGTTCCCTGTCCTAATGATTCTCTGGATATTCATCCTCATGCATTTCATGGTCTTACACAGTTACAGACACTGCACCTAGCAGGCAACTCACTTCGTTTCATCAATAACTCCTGGTTTGAGAGCTTGAACAATCTCACACATCTGTTCCTGTCTTATAATTACTTAACAAATACTATCACCAGTGGAACCTTTTTTAGCTATCTACCAAAGCTAGAAAAGATTGATTTGTCATTTAATTATGATTTGCTTGCCTACCCTGAAACCCTAGAGCTTTCAAAAAACTTTTCACAATTGGTGTCTCTTACAACGTTACATATAATGGGTTTTGTTTTCAGGGAAATTCATTTAGAAACACTCAGACCGCTTTATGAGCTCAAGCATCTTTCAGTGTTGAACATCGGAACTAACTTTATTGTTCGATCTGATTCCCACATATTCAACAAATTCTCAAACTCAAGTCTCAAAGTCATATATCTTGCGGAAAACAGGCTTTATCCAATTTCAGTGAATGAGTCCCCAGGTTGTGGCACAGGCGGCAACTTAAAGTCGGTGTTGTACACGTCGCCACTGACTGGATATTATTCCAATTCAAGGGACTTTTCTTATGGAATAAATCACAACCTTGTGAAGCCAGAATGCTTTATCTCTGGTCGAGTGCTGGTCCTTAGTTCAAATAATCTCTTTTTCATTTCTCCAAAGCAATTTGAGGGCTATGGTGACATTGCATGTCTAAACTTATCAAGAAATGGATTTTCAGCAGCATTGAACGGGACAGAGTTCACCTCATTACCAAACCTAAAATATCTGGACCTGTCCTTTAACAAGATTGACCTGGCCTATGACAACGCCTTCAAGGAATTAAAGAAACTCGAAATATTAGACCTAAGTTACAACAGCCACTATTTTGAAGTGTCTGGTGTGACACATAATTTAAATTTTTTGAAAAATCTACCGACTTTGAAAGTATTGAATATGTCACACAATAACATTTTTACATTAACCACTAAGCAGATGACAAGCACATCTTTAAAAGAGCTTCAATTTCAACACAATTTGTTGGCTACATTATGGAAAGAGGGGGATGACTCATACAACAGCCTTTTTAAAAAGCTGACGAATTTGACCTATCTGGATATTTCATTTAACAGCATTGAGAAGATCCCATCAAAAGTCTATGAAAACATACCATATACCCTTCAAAAACTATGTATTAGTCATAATTCACTCTGCCATTTTGATTGGGATAAACTGGCAGGTTTTCAACAACTGAATTTCCTGGATCTAAGCTACAATTCTTTATTTCATGTGTCAGCAAATCTCTCAAACTTCACAGACACACTTCAGATTCTTGACTTAAGCCACAATCAGATTTTTCAACTCTCTCGTGGATTTCTTAGGGGTGCTCAAAGCCTTCAGATACTTGACCTCAGCTACAACCAACTGACTATCATCAACGAGACCACCTTCCTATCGGGCCCTGAAAACTACATGAAAACCTTGTCCTTGGAAGGTAATCCATTCCAGTGTACCTGTGATTTACAAGAGTTCATCCAGTGGATAAAAGATAACAAAAACGTGGAGATCCCCAGACTGGCCAGTGAGGTGACCTGCAACATGCCAGCCAAAATGAGAGGCCAACCAATGATACTGTTTAACATTAAAGAATGCAACGAGGACAACATAGCCTTCCTGATTTACTCCCTCTCCACTTCCTTGATCATGTTCACTGTGGTCATCACTATGGCAGGGCATGTGTTTTATTGGGATGCCtcctatattctatactatttgAGGGCAAAGCTGAAGGGCTACCATTCGTTGAAGTCAACAACAACAGACAATCTCTATGATGCCTTTGTTACCTACGACACCAGAGACCCGTTGGTGTCAGACTGGGTACTGAACCAACTGCGGGTGCAgctggaagagaggggggagagacaccTGCCTCTCTGTCTGGAGGAACGAGACTGGGCCCCCGGGGTCCCCCTAATAGACAACCTCTTCCAGAGCATTCGACAGAGCCGCAAGACTGTCTTTGTGCTGACTGAGGCTTACATCAGGACTGGGAACTTCAGGATGGCTGTGTACCTGGCCCACCAGAGGTTGCTGGATGAGAACATAGATGTGATTGTGTTGGTTCTCCTGGAACCCGTGCTGCAGCACTCTCACTTCCTCCTTCTGCGGCGCCGTCTGTGTGGAAGGAGTGTTCTAGAGTGGCCCCAGTCTGCAGCCGCTGAGACCTGGTTCTGGCAGCACCTAAGGAACGCTGTCAGGTTAGACAACCAGGTGATGTACAACAAGATCTACTCCAGGTACTTCACCAGCAAGTAG